Genomic window (Drosophila sulfurigaster albostrigata strain 15112-1811.04 chromosome 2R, ASM2355843v2, whole genome shotgun sequence):
CAATCCGACTGCTGATGCGACTAACGTTGAAAAGCCCGCAGAGACATCAAGTGGCCAAGTGGACGAGGATTTTGATCAAATCTCCGAAGGTTCTTTGGACATGGATGAGAGCCAATCGCAGGGCAAAACAGATGCGGTCGCAAATGATGGTGAAGACaaggaacagcagcaggatgCGGACACAGAGCCATCTGCAGCTAATCCAGAAGACTTAGATGAAGAGGAGCCTCAGGCTGCAACAGAAGAAGAGCCGGAGGAGCACTGCAATCTCGATGCCAGCGGTGATGCCGATTCGCTGCAACAACGTGACGCCCTCGAGAGCGTCGAAGGAGATGAGGAGGATGCTGGTGATAATGATGCCGTCGATGGTGCACCGTCCACCTCAATTGAGGCAATGGACGTGGACGACGCTGAAGCTGAGAATGAGGCGACGGCGCCAGCGAAAGCCGCCGACGATGAGCAAGCTGACGATGTGGAAATGCGCTCAGAAGGCAACGATTCTCGGCAAGAAGACGAAGGAGATGCTGGCAAAGCCATTGATGAATCAAATGCGCCCTCAGAGGGCAGAGATGAAGTGGATAGAATAGACGAGCAGGAACAAGACGCTTCGGCTGAAACTAGTGCAGCACAGGAGGACGATGAGCGAGCTGATGCTGAAGGCGATGCAGATCAGCTGGACGATGCTGCAGAGGCAGAGCAATTAGATGATTCTGGCGAAGCTGAAGCAGAGCAGTTGGAAGATGCTGCCGAGGCAGAGCATGGAGATGGTGAGTTATAAAGACTCTTAATATTCAAAggaaatttgctttaattcatTATCTTTTAGATACTGTGGAAAATGTGTTGGAGCCCGAGGAGTCGGATGTTTGTCTCATACCCGACGATCCCGAGACGGAGGTCACCGAGGCCGAAAAGGAGCAGGCACGTGAGAATGCCGAAAAGGCGGCCGAAGAGGAAGAAGCCGCTGAACaaacacaagcagcagcagcagcctcttCCAAATCCCCCGTTGCTGAGACAGACGAAGCAGCCGACGAACACAATGAAAAGGAGGATGGGGCAGGCGAAGCGAATGCTTCGACGTCGGACGAAGTGCCAAGAACGCCAAATGGTAAAACgccttttttaattaacttaatagTTTAAGCCGTAAGCTAAGCTAAGTTTCTCTCCTTTCAActgggcagcagctgctcaagCTGATAAGTCAGCTGGAGGAAGTGTGTCAGCCTCAGAAGATGCCAAAGGTGGGCATTAATcgttaaatttataattaacaaaaacaaaaagaagcaaTTAACTAATCAATAACATTTCAGCGGACGCCGAGGCTAATGACGAAGATGCGCCAGAGGCCGATGCTCCGGATGCGGATGAGCCAACGGCCGAGGAGGCATCCAGTGCGGCAGCTGGCGAGGCAGGCGGAGCAGCCaaaatcatcatcagctgGATTGTTGCCAGCACTCACAAGTGCCGACAATGTGATGCCGAGAAAAGCTGCGGTTACCGCTTCAAAAATTTAGAAGTAGCAGTTAATGAGGAGGCGGATGCGGACAACGAAGAAGCGGCAgatgcaacagctgcagcaggaaGCTTTGAGTATCTGTGTGATCAGGCTTGCTGTGATGCGCTGTTGGCCGATCAGCCGGGCAAATTCTTTTTGCGGCGCAAAAAGTTTCTGGTCGAGGAAGTCAGCAGTCAGCAAGAAGGACGCGGCGAAGATGATGAACCAGCCACTGAAGCAGCTGATGAGGAGACTGCAGCGACGGCTGATGAATCGGAAACAACGACGACAGGCAAACTTAATGATTGCCTGCAGTGCAAAGAGCAAAAGAATTGCAAATACTTTTTGCGTCAGGACCAGGACACGTTCTACATTTGCAACGATGATTGCTATAATCTGTTGAATGCCGAGGAGCCGGATAAGTTCAAACTGAAGCGACACTCGATACGGGTACGAAATATTGGCGCAACCACGATACGTTCGCCCAGCAAAAAACCCGAATCCTCCAATGTAGTGGCACGCACCAATGCCGAAGCCGAAGCGGCGCGTCTCGATCGCATCGAAAGCTTTCGACGTCGCTGCGCCGACTGTGAGCAGGAGATCAATGTGAGCGAGAAGCAACTGATCTGGGAGACGATGGACTTTTGCAATGAGATCTGTTTGGGGAGCTATCAGCGTTCCTTTGGCGGCAACTGTGAGACCTGCAAGCAGGAGGTGAGCTCCATAGCGCTTGGCAAATACTGTGTTCGCTTTGGCTTCGAGGTGCGACAATTTTGCTGTGCCGCATGTCTCAACACCTACAAGAAGGGCCTGAAGACGTGCTCGTGCTGCCAGAAGGACATTAGCAGCGGACAGGAGGGTTTCTTAGCGCCCGTGGGCGATAAGGATCAGTTCAAAGACTTCTGTTCGCAAGCCTGCCTGCGACGTTACGACAATATGTGCAATCCCCGCAAGAAACTGCGCAACGAAATGTGCGGCGTTTGCAACAATGAAAAACCGGTGCGCGTGGAAATGTTGCTGGACGATAAGGAGCATTATTTCTGCTCGAATCCCTGCTTCTCGGCGTTCAAATTTGTCAGCAACGTGAATGCGGATCCCTGCGCCATGTGCTGCAAATACTTTGAACGCAAAACCGCCGATGCATACACCATCTACAACACCGATAGGCATTCGCCGAAAATGTTCTGTTCCCGGATCTGCATTAACGTGTACATTATCGTGAATCGACACATTGTGTCGTGTCAATGGTGCAAGGTGAAAAAGTACAATTTCGATATGATCTATAAGGTGCAAGGCGATGTGGAAACACTCACCTGCTCAATCAATTGCCTCACCATGCATGGCGTCAGTTGCAACATTTCGGCACGAGCTGTCACCAAGTGCGACAATTGCAGCAACGCGAGCACTCCACAGTATCACTTGACCATGTCGGATGCATCGATGCGCAATTTTTGTACATATCAGTGTGTGATGCAGtttcaaaatcaatttgcGCGCGCTCCTTTGACGCTAGACAGCGATTTGCCATCGACATCAGCGAGCAAGTCATCGCAGCAGCAGTCGTCGCCGTCACGTGCCAGCAATAAGAATGCAGCACCGTTTCCCACTGGATTGCCTAAGCgtgtcaaattaaaattagcaCAGCCGGTAAGTTAACAAACAATAACTTTTCAAATTCCTTCCAAGTTATGACGGTTTTTATAAATTGCTGTAATCTGCTATCGATAGTCTACGTAATTGTCACCATTATTGTTGGCAACTGGCATTATCGATAATGCACATTCcgatttatatatgtacatacgtatatcCTTAGCGgaagtttaatttttaaacttataaatgaattttatttatcatacaTTAAGTACTTAAGTCAATTACCGTAACTAATTTATGTGCAATGGATAATtgtctgtttttgttgtttgcaccTGTATGCTTTTTTGTATGATCCGGCAAGTCTACTCaggttttttttgcttgcaattttttaaatgcgaAAATCGAAGCGAATTGTACGTTTTTCGCGCATGAACCGAATTAAtccaacaaatattaaaatctatCTCTCATCTATTTGCAGTCCGGTGTGAAGAATAATGCCACGGCTGGCAAGAAAACAGCCGGCGGCACCGTTGTACCCGTCATTTCGACGGTACAATCTTTGGCCAGCGGCGAAACGGAAGCGCGCATTGGCAGTGTGACAGTACGCCGTAAACGTGGACGCAAACCGGATTCGCCGCCGCCACTGGCGATGAGCAGCATGGCATCGCCCGCTACATCCACAGTGGCCACCGGCGAGGTACGCGGACGAGGACGACCGCGTAAGCACGTGGATTATAGCGTTGCTCGTTCACCATCGCCTCCACGCATGCTCATGAGCAGCAGCGTACCGAGCAGCAACGAGTTCAACCCGCCGGCCATCACAGAAACCAAGATCATTACGGTGCCGCCATATCCGAAGGCTGTGCGCAATGTGAACATCAGCTGTAAACCGATGACCGTCTCCCAAGGGGAGCAGTGCACGCCGTCCGTGCGCGATTGCGCAACACAAACGGAAAAGGATTATTCAAACAAGGTGCTGATACCGGTGCCGGTGCCTATATTTGTGCCACAACCGATGTACATGTATTCGGCACCGTTCCCGGTGCCCGTGCCCATTCCGCTGCCAATACCGGTGCCCATCTTTATACCAACAACACGCAACACCTCCCAGGGCATATTGAAAGAGATTAAAAAGATACAGGATAAAATGCCTGAGGATCCGTTGGAAGCTGAGCTCCTGATGATGGCCGAAATGGTGGCGGAGGAGAAACATGATTCAGATTCCGATTCGGACAATGAAATTAAACCGGATCCAGGTCTAGTGACGATGCAATATCAAAACAGTttggagcaacagcagcagcagcaacaacaacaacagcagcaacaagtggTTGACGTGAGTGCGGCCAGTCATAATCCCTATGGTGATGATATGCTGCAGATCGCGCTTAAAATGGCAACCGGCGACTATGATAATCATCATCAGACCACAACAGTGGATCTGGAGTCAACAATGACGACCAACACGATATCAAATCAATCGCCAATGGGTCATGACATGGGCCAAATGGGAGTGCATCATCTGGACCAGCAACATCACATGCTGGATGCGACGCAACGGTGAGTTTGTTGGTATTACTTAACAAAGTtccttttaattaattgaattacatttgCTTTAGTTCACCGCGTGGTCGTAAACGAGGTGGTGGCAACATTGCTGTTATGGATTCCCCATCAAGGAATAGTCGGTCGCCCGTGAAGCGGCAACGGGGTAGCGAAATGGATCACTCGGCGCTGCAGCAACAGTCACAACAGGCACAACAGCCGCAGGAGAAGCCCGACGCACAAATGTTCCTCAAGTACACGTTCGGTGTAAATGCCTGGAAGCAGTGGGTGATGACCAAGAATGCGGACATTGAGAAGAGTTCGATGCGTCGTCGTCCGTTTAAAACGGAGCTGCTGCAAATGACAGCTGACGAGTTAAATTATTCGCTCTGCCTGTTTGTAAAGGAGGTGCGCAAACCCAATGGCACCGAGTATGCGCCCGATACCATCTATTATCTTGTGCTGGGTAGGTTTAGCAATAAGTTGTAAGTTGAAATAGTCTTAGTAATCAATTCTTCCCTTTCTTTTTGGCAGGCATTCAACAATATCTATATGTAAATGGTCGCATTGATAACATCTTCTACGATCCATATTATGAACGCTTTACGGAGTGTTTGGACGAAGTGGCGCGAAAGTTTTCCGTACTCTACAATGATTCACGTAAGCTGTGTGCTTGCTTTTCTTACATGTAAATGTTACTAATCCTTATcttctttaaaatatagaatacaTTGTGACGCGCGTCGAAGAGGAGCATTTGTGGGAATGCAAACAACTTGGTGCCCATTCACCTCATGTGCTGCTCAGCACGCTCATGTTCTTCAATACcaagcatttcaatttaactgTAAGCTTGCATAACTTGTTGCTTACgatttcatattattaatgtGTGTCCATATTGCAGACCGTTGAGGAGCACATGCAATTATCTTTCTCGCACATTATGAAGCATTGGAAACGCTCATCGCAGAACTCCAAAGTTCCCGGCACACGGAACGTCTTGCT
Coding sequences:
- the LOC133838403 gene encoding LOW QUALITY PROTEIN: zinc finger MYM-type protein 4 (The sequence of the model RefSeq protein was modified relative to this genomic sequence to represent the inferred CDS: deleted 1 base in 1 codon), encoding MEEISSSDSFGADSSARPESETSKLDEEQEKATTAVQDTPTSPPAEEDATIDNPTADATNVEKPAETSSGQVDEDFDQISEGSLDMDESQSQGKTDAVANDGEDKEQQQDADTEPSAANPEDLDEEEPQAATEEEPEEHCNLDASGDADSLQQRDALESVEGDEEDAGDNDAVDGAPSTSIEAMDVDDAEAENEATAPAKAADDEQADDVEMRSEGNDSRQEDEGDAGKAIDESNAPSEGRDEVDRIDEQEQDASAETSAAQEDDERADAEGDADQLDDAAEAEQLDDSGEAEAEQLEDAAEAEHGDDTVENVLEPEESDVCLIPDDPETEVTEAEKEQARENAEKAAEEEEAAEQTQAAAAASSKSPVAETDEAADEHNEKEDGAGEANASTSDEVPRTPNAAAQADKSAGGSVSASEDAKADAEANDEDAPEADAPDADEPTAEEASSAAAGEAGGAAKIIISWIVASTHKCRQCDAEKSCGYRFKNLEVAVNEEADADNEEAADATAAAGSFEYLCDQACCDALLADQPGKFFLRRKKFLVEEVSSQQEGRGEDDEPATEAADEETAATADESETTTTGKLNDCLQCKEQKNCKYFLRQDQDTFYICNDDCYNLLNAEEPDKFKLKRHSIRVRNIGATTIRSPSKKPESSNVVARTNAEAEAARLDRIESFRRRCADCEQEINVSEKQLIWETMDFCNEICLGSYQRSFGGNCETCKQEVSSIALGKYCVRFGFEVRQFCCAACLNTYKKGLKTCSCCQKDISSGQEGFLAPVGDKDQFKDFCSQACLRRYDNMCNPRKKLRNEMCGVCNNEKPVRVEMLLDDKEHYFCSNPCFSAFKFVSNVNADPCAMCCKYFERKTADAYTIYNTDRHSPKMFCSRICINVYIIVNRHIVSCQWCKVKKYNFDMIYKVQGDVETLTCSINCLTMHGVSCNISARAVTKCDNCSNASTPQYHLTMSDASMRNFCTYQCVMQFQNQFARAPLTLDSDLPSTSASKSSQQQSSPSRASNKNAAPFPTGLPKRVKLKLAQPSGVKNNATAGKKTAGGTVVPVISTVQSLASGETEARIGSVTVRRKRGRKPDSPPPLAMSSMASPATSTVATGEVRGRGRPRKHVDYSVARSPSPPRMLMSSSVPSSNEFNPPAITETKIITVPPYPKAVRNVNISCKPMTVSQGEQCTPSVRDCATQTEKDYSNKVLIPVPVPIFVPQPMYMYSAPFPVPVPIPLPIPVPIFIPTTRNTSQGILKEIKKIQDKMPEDPLEAELLMMAEMVAEEKHDSDSDSDNEIKPDPGLVTMQYQNSLEQQQQQQQQQQQQQVVDVSAASHNPYGDDMLQIALKMATGDYDNHHQTTTVDLESTMTTNTISNQSPMGHDMGQMGVHHLDQQHHMLDATQRSPRGRKRGGGNIAVMDSPSRNSRSPVKRQRGSEMDHSALQQQSQQAQQPQEKPDAQMFLKYTFGVNAWKQWVMTKNADIEKSSMRRRPFKTELLQMTADELNYSLCLFVKEVRKPNGTEYAPDTIYYLVLGIQQYLYVNGRIDNIFYDPYYERFTECLDEVARKFSVLYNDSQYIVTRVEEEHLWECKQLGAHSPHVLLSTLMFFNTKHFNLTTVEEHMQLSFSHIMKHWKRSSQNSKVPGTRNVLLRFYPPQAGLDANPRKKKVYEQQENEENPLRCPVRLYEFYLSKCPESVKTRNDVFYLQPERSCVPDSPVWYSTQALSQDALQRMLHRVKMVKEINIALLTT